TCACTGATCTACTTGGTTTCATCTTATACATATTAACAACAGATTTGGTTTTCTAAGGACATATGCTGGATGGGCCACTTACGAGCTTAATGCCCTTAGACAAGAAGTTACTTTACTGTCTGAGCCTGGGTTTTTTCATTCGAAAACTGAGGATAAACAGCTACACCTCAAGACTGTTGTAAGGATTACAGATAGTTATGTTATGCACCAACAGAGTCTGGCACTTAGTCTGGCACTTAGAAGTACAATAAGTGTAACCAATATCATAATTACAGGAATTGTAAGCCAATTGCAAATTGATCAGAAAAgtcaaattacaaaaaaattgagGGACAGGAGCAAAGAGACTAAAGGCAGctatagccgggcgcggtggctcacgcctgtaatcccagcacttcgggcggccgaggcaggcggatcatgaggtcaggagatcaagaccatcctggctaacacggtgaaaccccgtctctactaaaaatacaaaaaattagctgggcatgttggtgggtgcctgtagtcccagctactcgggaggctgaggcaggagaatggcgtgaactcaggaggcagagcttgcagtgagcagagattgtgccactgcactccagcctaggcgacagagcgagactctgtctcaaaaaaaaaaaaaaaaaaaggcagctatAACAATAAATAGCTGGCAGCAAGAAAACAATCAAGAAACTACACAGACACAAAAACTCAGAAACTACAGACTGAAGCCAACAGCCCACACACTTCAATAGCTGTTGAGGACATCACTAATGTTTTTATAAGATGTAACAATGATGTGCCTGAAGATAACATTAAGCCCTTTAAAACAGATTAAACTTTTATTctatgtgtttaaaaaaatagataagcaCATAATTGACTTGGGAAAGATTCCTATCAAAAGCGATTTAGCATCACAAATTTAACACGTTAGATAATCTAAACGTTAATTAACTGCAAAACTCCAGTACCAAGCTTCTGTTATACTTAATATGTAAAGGAACCTCCCAAATTTCAGACACCATTTTTTCTACTTAACATTGAAAAAGATGTATTTCAAACACATTAATTATGAGATACTTAAATGCAATGGCCTAAGGCATCATCAGTTTCTTAACAGCCAGAACACGACAAAGTTTGGTCTCCCTCATTGCTAAATGTTTTCAGATCTACCAAAGAGACACAAACATGTGCCATAGAAATCCCTCTTCACTTGTATTTTCTCCCTACATTTGGAAAGCAGTAAAAAGCGAAAAACATCTGTTTCTTCCTGCAATGCTGACAGCCCTCATTctatggtttaaaaataaaagatgcttaTGGAAGCTTATAGATATAATGATCACCTGCTTCAAAGGCAGCTGGCAATTAATTGATCCAAATACATGCAAAATTAAGGCCAAAAAGAAATTTCCCTAAGGACAATGCCAGTGTTCCCCAAGCCTCTGGTAATTTCCAAGACACCCATAAAAAAACAGCGGAGGAGAGTAAAGAAGCAAACGTAGTGGCAGATGACATGAAGAGTTGACAGCTGAGACACAAGGGCCTGTGTCAATCTGGATTCATTTTACCACCATAAGAACAGTTTCCATGAGGGCTGCTTAGAGAAAATCTGGTTCACTCTGGCCAACAATCACCCTTCATCCAGCTCAAGGAAGGCCAGATGTTCAACCATTAAAGGAGTACACCTTATTAAAAATGGGAACTGGAAAATCTAATTAAAGAAAGGCCCTAAATCTGATCACATTTTTTATCAACAGTTTTTACTCTCTATATGGCCTTAAAACATTGTGTAtccaaacagaaataataatgacATTAGACTTGAATCATTGACTCAGTTTCTATTTCTGGATCTGCCTCTAAATGAATCAcagtgtgaccttgagaaagttatTTCACCTCTTTCTCTATCTACATTTCCCCACCAGTTACAAAGTTAGGTAAAACCTACTGATCCTCTTTTCCTGAACAATGCTGAGTGAATGAGATAAACATATGGAAGCTgctacacaaaaatatatttgctgaTTACCAACCAGCTGTATCCAACCATCAAATACAAAATAggtgatgtccttataaaaacgACTAGCTCTGCAGTTTTACTCtgcacaatttaaaaaacaaatcacctGGAGAGGTCAACAAAATCCAGGTGGTTCCTATACAGGACTCTTTTAAGAGTCCCAAATTTCAAATGTGGGAATActtagcaaattaaaataaaacgcAAGTTCCAAGAAGAcacttgtttttttaaaggaaaacaaacattcAAGCTATTTAGGGTCTTGTGATCTTCCAGGACTCTGTTCAACCCTCCTCTCTCAAGTCCTCTTCCCTCACCCCTTGCCACCAAGCAGATAAGCCACTGCATCCGTGATGTTCCCAGCAGTGATTTGCATGTCTATATCTACACAGATATTTCTGTGCACTGCACTTATTTAATGTCTCCTCCTCACTAGTCAGTGAGCCTTAGAAAGGCAAAATCATGATTGAATGGTCTGTGTATCACCTACATCCAGAATACTGCCTAGTACAGTGTGCTACCATTTAGAATGCTGCCTAGCACAGTGTGGCTGctcaatatgtgtgtgtgtgtgtgtgtgtgtgtgtgtatgtgtgtgtgtatgcacatatatgcatacaaatttatatacatacatatatatatatatttgctgaatgaatgaaatacataAATTTCCAAAGTCTTGTGCTACTAGGAATAGCtatcattaatattaattattgatAATCATTATGGtgaattattttcactttttgaaaaTGATATATGTGAATGTCacttaaagagaaaatatgtgaTTCCTCACCAACATtaaattcacaaaaattaatgcaaaaacttTCTGATCTTCTTCTATCAAAagtgatctttcttttttatttgttttgcattttgtttttgtttttttacaattTATCTAGTGGGTATAAAACTACAAACATTCTTTTTACCAATCTACACAATAAAGAGAaggtggaaaagaagaaaaataagagtatGTGAAATGAACGGAAGAAGCTACTTTTAAGGGTAAGACCctataaaggcaaaataaaaggtGGCCCacagatgaaaattaaaatgtggtCAATAAAAGTAGCTACCCCAACATTACCAGCATTTAGTCAACTAAGAAGTCGCTGTCTGTGCCGAGAAATTTCATCTAAGCAATGTTTTACAgataatgtatttattaaaataacagaacataagattttaaaattttcagattgcatttgaaatgtttaatccttcaaatatttatcataaaCCTATCAGTAGTCATgtaacttttcatatttttccattcattAAATTCTAACACtctatttcatttaataattaaGAATAGAGGTTAGGTAAACACGTTGGGCTCTTAAGGTAAGGCCTGGGGCCCTGTAAGCCTGTAAGCTAGGATAAACTCATTGGACTGCTTGACACCAACCACAGCAAGCAGACTCTGGCTGTGCTTTATGCTGCCCTGGGTATGAGTCTATAACATATGCTAGGGAGGGGAGGTACCAGTTGGACTAGACGTGCTTTTGACCTTCCCACCTTCACTGTCTCCAAACTACAGGCTGTTCTGGGCTGGACCATGAAACTGAATGAAAATTATCCctactattctatttatttattaattttctaataGCATGTATCGGATTTTCTTGCAGCAGCAAACAGGAGTGAGTGACCGCTTAACTTCACTAAGCAGCGGAACCCAGATTGCTGCAAGATAGAAACTACATATCACATACATACCAAACGTGGACAAATACACACAGATATTAGAGCGGTCAGAGACTGCCTTTGGATAGTACCGGAATAAATGATTTGTGCCTCCAAAACCGACCCTTGCGAAAGAACcatgaacaattttttttctttttaatgctgtggtgatgaaaaatgaaagagaagagtgATGGTTTCGCTAACAAGACGAAAAAGTTTATCTCCCTGGCGTGACCCTAAACACTGTGAATAGCAGATATTTTGGTGAAATGGGCAGAGCaacctttttttgagatgacttAGGACAGACACAACTAAGTTGTTCCCTTTAAGATCTTGTAAGAACATAGAAAACCAACAAGTATGTCCAAGTCATTTCACCATGGGGGGTGAGCTCGCTGGGCGGAAAAGGATTCCCTACGGAGAAGAGACGTGCCACTACCAGGTCACCGCCTTCCAGAGCCCAGGGAGGGCGGGTGGCAGGGGAAGGCCCTGATTGACAGGCGACTTGCGACCCGGAGGCCAGCAGCAGGGCGCGCTCACCTGTGAACACGTTCTGGAAGCCATCCGCAGCCGCGGGCGCCCCAGACGCCTTGGCGGCCAGTGCTGGGGACACCCCACCGTCGCTGTCACTGGCCACTCCGCGCTCCAGCAGGTGCGCGGAGCCTCCCGCCAGGGGCGTGCGGGCGCCCAGCTCCTCCGTCCAGTCAGCCGAGCGGCTCAGGCCGGCCGCAAGGCCGCCGTCGGCCCGGTGCTTCTTGGCTGGGGCGGCTACGGAGGCCAGGGCAGTTCTGGACCCTCGGCTCAGGGAGGGCTCCGGCCGCCTCTTGATCCTGGGGCTCTGATTAGGGGACTGAGACGGGGAGTGATTGGGAGAGCTGAGCTGCCGGGTGGTGGTCTTGATGTAGCAGGGGGTGATGAGCGGGTAGGGCTTGAAACAGCGCTGGCTGGGCGCGGGGCTGCCGGGCAGGGAAGCGGCCGCGGGGGCGTCAGGTCCTTGCGCCTCCCCCTCCGGCTCTTCCCCCAGCCTCTGCGGGGCGTCCTCTCCCACCTCCGGGGACCACTCCTCCCCCGGAGAGCCCCGGGGCGCATCCTCAAAAGcatcctcctcaccctcctcatCCGTGTCCCCAGCCCCTCGCACGGGGGCTCCGGCCGCTTCCTCCCCCGACCCGGCCTCGGGAAATGGGAAAGCCGTGGAGGAGGGCGAGTCTTTGGCCGCGGGTTGGGCTGCCGGGAGGCTGGGCGCCTCGGAGACCGGGAGGCCGCCGGGGGACGGCGGTTGCTGGGGCTCCCGGGGCTCGGCGGCCAGGCTCTCGGGCAGGTCGGAGAGCGCGGACAGAGCCTGCTCGGTGTCCGGACTGCCCGGGGCCTCCCCAGCCCCGCCGCTCGGCCCCAGCAGGAACCGGTCCAGGCCCAGGAAGGCCCCGGGCTGAGGGGAGATGGCGGTGGGGGGCGCTGCAGGCTCCTCGGCGCcctggagctgctgctgctgctgctgctgctgctgctgttgctggagctggagctggagctgctgctgctgctgctgcaggcgGATCGCCTGCTGGATGTCTGAAAGCAAATCCTCTTGCTCCGTAGCCGAGTGGAAGCTATAGATGTCCGTGTCCGAGCCCGAGCTGGTCCTTTGTCCATCCTGCGCCCCTGCTGCAGTTTCCACATCCTCGGCGATCGGCCGGCCCCCGATCCTAGCCTCGGCAGGCCCAGGACCCCCTGGACGGGTCACCTCAAAAGGGTCCGCACACTCGGTATCCGACAGGCCGGTCTCGTCCGCCGAGAGGCTGAGGTCCGGAGTCTTGGTGAGCAGGGAGTGAGCGCTGTCCAGCTCCCCGGTCTGCAGGGCCTGGGAATCCAGCACATCTTCGCGGGAGCCGCCGGCGCCTTTCCCCTTGGACAGATTCTTCCTGATCCGCAGGTTGGAAAACACCGAGGCTCTGGAGTCCGACTTGCTCTTCCTCTTGCCCGACTCCCCGCCGCCGCCCCCTCCCCCCTTGCCGTGCTTGCCTAGCGCCTTCTTGCCCCCGCTCCCCTTCTTTGTGGCTTCCACATCCCTGGGCCCCAGCGCATCCTCcgcgccaccgccgccgccgccttcgTGCAAAGCATCACCTGCGCTCCTCTTCAGCTTCCCATCCTGGTTCCCCATGGTGTAATCCCGCTGCTGCGCCGCCGAGCCGCGGGCACTCAGGCCATCCCGGCCCTTCTCGACCCCGGGTCCGGGCCGAGGGAGTCTCCCGGGAGAGTCAGGCGGCGGCGGGGCGAGCCGCTGGGAGGGGAGGCCGACGCGCGCCCAGCTGGCCCCGCTCGCATCTGCCTCCGCTTTGCATAATGCGCGGCGGCTCCAGTGGCTGCCGTCGCTGCGGCTGCGGCTGCGGCTAAGGGCCGGCGGGGCGCGAACATGCTCAGTACAGAGCGCGGCGCCCGCCAATGGCTGCGCAGAACGCAGCTCGGGCCTGGCTCCCCGCCCGCCGCCACCGCCCCCTCGGCCTCCGCGCGGCTCCTCGCTGAACCTGGGCGCGAAAAACGTTTCCTCTATCTCGGAGACTTTAATCTCCACCGTGCGAATCGAATGCATTGTCCCCGACCGAAGAGATCGTCAGCTGGAAGATGCACTCTGATCTTCAAAGCTGCTGGACCTGCCAagagaaaagttaaacaaaaaggaagaaatttttaCACGGGGAAAAACTGAAGCCCAATTCCAGTTTAGAGGTGCCATCGGGTCACAGCCACATACACAACCCCCTGTCTGCCTCTGCATggctgttcaataaatatttgttgaatgaatggattgtTCTGTTTCTTGAATAATTGATCATCTCATTGAACACTGTTAATGTGCTTGAGCATATGGTTTAGGAGAGGTTACTACACATGGTGCTGTTTTTATGTTTCACACAGACCCTGCTTCTCCAGGAGAGGACATTAGCTGTCATTTATAAAATTGGtttatgatttttgttgttgttgttgacagaAGGAGAGGTAGGAGAAGTAGAAAATACTGAGATTAGAGTTGATTAAAATGCTAATCTCCAAATTCTATGTGTTTACCATATAAATTAAACAGCATTTGTATTCAAAAAGGGTGCATATACGATAACTCCCAGGAGGTCAAACTCATCAATATTAAACATGTCACTATTGTGGCTgcctataaaaaggaaaaaaacagaaaggaaacacCCTtggcacaaacacacaaaatcagATGTTATGCTATAAACTACCACTTTCCCAAGCAAACCCTTCCAGGCAGACCTCGTCCTGTAAAAGTTTCTTAACATTCTGGCCACAATATGGAGATAAACATTTTTCCTCATTGaatattttgtcattattttcattatttattaaatttagttacctattttttaagaattgtttttttaaaaaaatatggataTCTAAAGCTTTAAGCAGTAAACTGAGATTAAAGTGGCATTAATAAGTTTTACAAGTATTTAAGTAAAAGTCATTGATAACCACTTTGAAAATATGGAATAGACATCCaacttgttaatattttcaaagtgacCCAGAGGAGGGAGAAAGGCTATATATTATACTGTGCAACTTAAATGTAGCAAGCAAATGTGTAGTCTTCCTTTGCATATTATGAAccagcatttaaaatttttttttaaaaaaggttggtCTTGTAAGTCTTTGGTTACTATCCTTTTTcaaactatgtttttaaaaataaatgtaatttaagaGCAGTTAGCCAGTTATCCTTAGGTGGCCCTTTTGAGTAAATGCTTTAGAGAAATCAACTTTAATAACTTTGCCAGGGTTATATCCCAGTCTCCAAGCAATTCCGGAGTACATGAAAAGCCTTTGTTTCACCTCTTTCACAAGACTGCTCTCtccttttttctagaatctagGCTCCTCAGAGGGCACAATTTGCCTGCAGCTATTAgaattttctgcttctttgaGTGCTGAGGTACTTTGAATCTTGATTTTTGCTCTTTCTTTAGCAGAACGTCTTTGATTCTGAACTACTGATTTCCTTATTGTTTTCTTCTGTGCTATATTATAGAAGTTCAGAAgacaaaagaagggaaagaaggagggagggaaagaattgATGATTTTTTTCACAGTGACAGTTGTGCAGCAGGTCACAGCTGACAAATCTCTATTGCATGCAAAGGCTCATTTGAAATTCACAAGTGTGGGTACCAAATACACATAGGTGCTCTTAACTCAAGGATAATTAAAGCATGaactcaggctcagagaggctaagagatttgtccaaggtcacatagcagcAGAAACAATACTGGAACCTGCAAATTTagaccacaattttttttataacAAAAAACACTGCATAGTTTACTCTTGGGGGACCGGTAAGGATATCATAAAGGCAAACTACAAAGCTTTGCCAAAGGGTTCTTGTTATTTAATAGCTATTTAGTATTCCTAAAGATGCCTGAAACATGGCCTAACCTTAATTCCATTTGATCAGGTAAGAATATCATAACTGTGGTTGCAAAACTAGGTTTAACAGATAATTAGAGATATTACCTTCATGCCTGGCCACATCCTGGTAGCAAGATACAGACGAGAAACAGCAAATGTGACCAGCCTCTATATTCATGTATCTAGAGTAATTCTAGTGTAATTGTCAATAAAAGTCTTCAGTGTTAGCATTCCAAAATGGtcacaaaactatttttataaaataaaataaagtactacCCATTTTCCCATAAAGGAAATTGGATATgggctttaaaaattaaattagtaaaaGTAGGTTAGAAAACTCTAAACAAATATTGAACTCTAGCTGAGAATATGTATGCTGATGTAGTTGGCTTAAGTGTACTGATTTTGGCAACTTATTCTAAAATGCATCAAAAAATAAGATACTTTAACAGATGCATGGACAGATATgtgataaaacaaatataataaaatgttaattatataatttacatgGTAGATATATGGGTGTTCACTGGGAACTTCCTTCAACTTTACTGTATGTTTGaaacttctctctcttttttttgagacagtctcattctgtcacagaCTGCTGTaatatgatcacagctcactgcagcctagagctcctggactcaagtgatcctcccacctcagcctcctgaatagccaggactacaggcatttaccaccatacccagctaatttttcaatttgttttgtggagatgaggtttccctttgttgcccaggctgggcttaaactcctgggctcaggagatcctcctgcctttgcctcccaaattgctaggattataagcataaGCTAATACACCTGGCCTGTTTGAAACTTTTCATGCTCAAATGTTGGAGAAGAAACTGGGTTACAAGAATAGATgcgtggctgggcacggtggctcacgcctgtaatcccagcactttgggaggccgaggcgggcggatcacaaggtcaggagatcgagaccatgctggctaacacggtgaaaccccgtctctactaaaaatacaaaaaattagcctcgcatggtggcgggcgcctgtagtcccagctacttgggaggctgaggcaggagaatctcttgaacgggggaagcagagcttgcagtgagcggagatcgcaccactgtactccaacctgggcgacagagtgagactctgtctcaaaaaaataaaattaaaaataaatactaaatgaaTCTTCCTCTCCTTCACAATTACCTGTCTGTcagaattccatttcatttccttttccctcttcttccAGCTCTCTTCCTCCTCACTTACCCTCTTAATTGACTATAAGATATACTGAAATGTTTCTGATACTTGGTGTTTTGCTCtgttttgttagtttttatttctgcttaaCCTTGGCGGAATGCTTTAGAATCTCCAACAGAACAATTAGTTTGCATCTTAATTATCCAACTCATCCTTTTCTCTAGCAGGTGAATGACACTTTTTTGCCCTAGTGTCAATTACTAATCTTTTGCCCTCCAAAATCCACCTCTCAGTCCTGACTTCATGCCAACACACTCGACTCCTGAACCTACTTCCTAGAGAACACCATGCCTCCAGTCAAATCCAACGTCTCTGCAACCGAACTCATCTTTTCTTTCATATCcgttcttcttttgttttttctttgagtaaGAGCACTACAATCCCTCCAGTTTCCCAAACAAGTGTTGTTGCTtactccttcctcttccccagtCCCTATAATTTACCAGTCACTAAgacttctctattcttttttcatAATGTCTCTTAAATGCATTTATGTGTCCCACCCCAAGTGCCACTTCTCTTGcctccttcccacccccacctccaactCTCATCTGCTCCTTCCCATTATCACCAATGCTTCTAGACTGGGGTGATGATTTTTCTCCCCAGGGAACAT
This portion of the Pongo abelii isolate AG06213 chromosome 1, NHGRI_mPonAbe1-v2.0_pri, whole genome shotgun sequence genome encodes:
- the FMN2 gene encoding formin-2 isoform X2 — its product is MGNQDGKLKRSAGDALHEGGGGGGAEDALGPRDVEATKKGSGGKKALGKHGKGGGGGGGESGKRKSKSDSRASVFSNLRIRKNLSKGKGAGGSREDVLDSQALQTGELDSAHSLLTKTPDLSLSADETGLSDTECADPFEVTRPGGPGPAEARIGGRPIAEDVETAAGAQDGQRTSSGSDTDIYSFHSATEQEDLLSDIQQAIRLQQQQQQLQLQLQQQQQQQQQQQQLQGAEEPAAPPTAISPQPGAFLGLDRFLLGPSGGAGEAPGSPDTEQALSALSDLPESLAAEPREPQQPPSPGGLPVSEAPSLPAAQPAAKDSPSSTAFPFPEAGSGEEAAGAPVRGAGDTDEEGEEDAFEDAPRGSPGEEWSPEVGEDAPQRLGEEPEGEAQGPDAPAAASLPGSPAPSQRCFKPYPLITPCYIKTTTRQLSSPNHSPSQSPNQSPRIKRRPEPSLSRGSRTALASVAAPAKKHRADGGLAAGLSRSADWTEELGARTPLAGGSAHLLERGVASDSDGGVSPALAAKASGAPAAADGFQNVFTGRTLLEKLFSQQENGPPEEAEKFCSRIIAMGLLLPFSDCFREPCNRNAQTNAASFDQDQLYTWAAVSQPTHSLDYSEGQFPRRVPSMGPPSKPPDEEHRLEDAETGSQSAVSETPKKRSDAVQKVVKLLSNKRSQAVGILMSSLHLDMKDIQHAVVNLDNSVVDLETLQALYENRAQSDELEKIEKHGRSSKDKENAKSLDKPEQFLYELSLIPNFSERVFCILFQSTFSESICSIRRKLELLQKLCETLKNGPGVMQVLGLVLAFGNYMNGGNKTRGQADGFGLDILPKLKDVKSSDNSRSLLSYIVSYYLRNFDEDAGKEQCLFPLPEPQDLFQASQMKFEDFQKDLRKLKKDLKAKIDQEAEENSLTETHKCFLETTAYFFMKPKLGEKEVSPNAFFSIWHEFSSDFKDFWKKENKLLLQERVKEAEEVCRQKKGKSLYKIKPRHDSGIKAKISMKT